A region of Colletotrichum higginsianum IMI 349063 chromosome 10, whole genome shotgun sequence DNA encodes the following proteins:
- a CDS encoding Ring zinc finger protein encodes MSRAFGKGGRSSGARGFGSPASAFGGFSSTPGSGLSYLTEPPDLSSISDANAVVSFKNTLKKDATTKAKALEDLLAYIQAHPFEKDGGAEEAVLEAWVQIYPRISIDNSRRVRELSHTLQLELMKSARKRMEKHVPKIVGAWLAGLYDKDRVVSRAANDGLSSFLNSPEKVALFWKKCQSQIMAYATDAIQETKDTLSDERSTTADDAEAKYLRVVGASISLVLGLLQKLEPVDIQREEEAYDTFFTEEKVWKSVVMGDPSVRRSACQLLWTCLDKRLESVSSQLPRLKKSFIAEGLKSNQTGSAVEYVRVLTKLTSKFPEIWTSSSEKKTPITRLNGFLEKGSHNSSAKYWEHLEELIKAIPAEHYTIEASADALKSMKTGITSREEPRMNATLAWTCYVRTTKHFLQGLPSDGSRAKLVQDYIFPLLEHFLFPTPENSSWEIGGAGRLDVLGEVYDVAVDSSSPDLIQVVTEKLENLSSAFCTRISNSLPEVSKDYERSQEAVSSEGNRWFTLVGQVQKNGQSSAELLVRPSKAIITSSLNLLANRNLKPYGAAGVVYSVGKNAPQLWEDAEAAHALEQFLVAQGRDRMDVLMASRSAAALLNCVNVLGTLKGQETAYATIWKTWVDALLDLSDEKLAAKGVERLVASQQASTLAKAHEKLQSFLVAKCSGAARGESDSWSLFEAVFGNDTVTESTAKELVDNSISALSQDKQNSLQALRALEIVANNKPGLLSQDESTHMAVVTELLGLAELNDRSISPRATSLRALLEQPTDGTSPVVAIIQRNLEEADQQSLGIETLVQQALQAARAGSISTEDLFPSTNVWMQQLSIFFHGSLNPSLSITSDLKGAHFLVQAPEQTQRIRARRDRDGYSIPARMASYTSKLLSSDISVSNLPESFQVELLYLLCVSIQMVSDQITLMDENKLFLSLEVGDALASAESFVSATRVTINTIAEEAKGWRDGSEAGSTKLIHSLIAIMTQETKELTSLGVYSARALSELIQTLTEKHGFPATGDEKINQLATLKATPPTILAATAVLVGFGESLESSKTVNMLCNRLVSDIAGASVEPEKAEKTLQILVLLNACLQVYEVGEVPVANNRIVFAVRQITSWMDDTLNVTPALSTEICRALQRLLPSMKDVYGSYWEKAIEFSTALWAKASDDRLDDSLPYIHTSLRLMTVLETMSEPNDDLADALKEFAETKSLSLIELLKLDRAKSTQPLEIVDAIICRQVNKIPLKHVNDLSDLYGLIAADSRSIQTAAFNLLHYALPAQQEELSVNVLLEKTDARLPDELLSLLLDAPTLERYPDEVLAQFPLAIRSYLLSWHLVFDAFSTASLKVRNDYTEHLKTENYIAPLLDFTFDVLGHSAAHPLNLEREGLTTQHITSYNVSLADAESDERNLHWLLVHLYYLTLKYTPGLFKTWYLACRSKQTRIAVEGWMTRYFSPIIVSDALDEVSAWAASQEPPADDDEKELVVKVSKSGKEITAGYEVDESMASIAVKVPASYPIEGVSVVGINRVAVSERKWQSWLLTTQGVITFSNGSIIDGLSAFRRNIVGALKGQTECAICYSIISTDKKMPDKRCQTCKNLFHRTCLYKWFQSSNQNTCPLCRNPIDYLGSDTKGRRGA; translated from the exons ATGTCACGGGCCTTTGGAAAAGGCGGCCGATCATCCGGCGCAAGAGGCTTCGGCAGCCCTGCCAGTGCCTTCGGCGGCTTCTCCTCCACACCTGGCAGCGGCCTCTCCTACCTTACCGAGCCCCCCGACCTGTCCTCCATCTCGGATGCGAACGCCGTCGTTTCCTTCAAGAACACGCTCAAGAAAGATGCCACAACAAAGGCAAAGGCGTTGGAGGACCTCCTGGCCTACATACAGGCTCACCCATTCGAGAAGGACGGAGGCGCAGAAGAGGCAGTCTTGGAAGCATGG GTACAAATATATCCTCGTATTTCCATAGACAATTCTCGCCGCGTCCGCGAACTCTCCCACACACTACAGCTCGAGTTGATGAAGTCGGCCCGGAAGCGCATGGAGAAGCATGTCCCCAAAATTGTGGGCGCCTGGCTCGCCGGCCTTTACGACAAGGACAGAGTCGTGTCGAGGGCTGCGAATGACGGCCTCTCGTCCTTCCTTAACAGCCCGGAGAAGGTCGCGCTGTTCTGGAAGAAGTGCCAGTCGCAAATTATGGCTTATGCCACGGACGCTATCCAGGAGACAAAGGACACACTCAGCGACGAGCGATCGACGACAGCTGATGATGCCGAAGCCAAATATCTCCGAGTCGTGGGAGCTAGCATTTCTCTTGTCCTTGGTCTCCTACAAAAACTTGAACCAGTCGACATTCaaagggaggaagaggcatACGACACTTTCTTCACAGAGGAGAAGGTCTGGAAGAGTGTCGTCATGGGCGACCCCTCAGTCAGACGCTCGGCCTGCCAGTTGCTGTGGACATGCCTTGACAAGAGGCTCGAGTCTGTCTCTTCCCAGCTCCCTCGTTTGAAAAAGTCTTTCATCGCAGAGGGACTAAAGAGCAACCAAACTGGCTCGGCCGTCGAATATGTCAGGGTCCTCACAAAGTTGACGAGCAAGTTCCCCGAGATCTGGACGAGCTCTAGCGAAAAAAAGACCCCGATCACCAGACTCAATGGTTTCCTAGAGAAGGGATCCCACAACAGCTCCGCCAAGTACTGGGAACATCTCGAGGAACTCATCAAGGCTATCCCGGCTGAACATTATACTATCGAAGCTTCGGCGGATGCTCTCAAGTCAATGAAAACTGGAATAACGAGCCGAGAAGAGCCGAGAATGAACGCCACCCTTGCCTGGACATGCTATGTTCGCACAACCAAACACTTCTTGCAGGGGCTCCCTTCGGACGGCTCACGTGCCAAATTGGTTCAAGATTATATTTTCCCTCTGCTAGAGCACTTTCTCTTCCCGACACCCGAAAACTCTTCATGGGAGATTGGGGGCGCTGGGCGTCTTGACGTGCTTGGCGAAGTCTATGATGTTGCCGTCGACTCGTCGTCTCCAGACCTGATTCAGGTGGTGACCGAGAAATTGGAGAACCTATCCTCTGCCTTTTGCACTAGGATATCTAACTCACTACCTGAAGTGTCCAAGGACTATGAAAGGTCTCAAGAAGCTGTTTCTTCCGAGGGGAACCGTTGGTTCACCTTGGTTGGTCAAGTTCAGAAGAACGGCCAGTCTTCCGCAGAGCTCCTCGTGAGGCCTTCCAAGGCTATCATTACGAGCAGCTTGAATTTGCTCGCCAACAGAAACCTCAAGCCTTACGGAGCCGCCGGGGTAGTCTACAGCGTTGGCAAAAATGCTCCGCAATTGTGGGAAGATGCAGAAGCTGCCCATGCTCTGGAGCAATTCCTTGTTGCACAGGGCCGAGATCGCATGGACGTCCTGATGGCTTCGCggtctgctgctgccttgTTGAACTGCGTGAACGTCCTCGGAACTCTCAAGGGGCAGGAGACAGCTTACGCTACCATCTGGAAGACCTGGGTTGATGCTTTATTGGACTTGtccgacgagaagctcgcaGCCAAAGGTGTAGAGCGTCTGGTTGCGAGTCAGCAAGCGTCAACTCTTGCTAAAGCACACGAGAAGCTCCAAAGTTTCCTCGTGGCCAAGTGTTCTGGCGCAGCCCGTGGAGAATCTGATTCTTGGAGTCTCTTTGAGGCGGTCTTTGGTAACGACACCGTCACCGAATCTACGGCTAAAGAATTGGTGGACAACAGCATCTCCGCCTTATCACAAGACAAGCAAAACTCACTTCAGGCTCTTCGGGCGTTGGAAATTGTGGCAAACAACAAGCCGGGGCTCTTGTCGCAGGATGAGTCGACGCATATGGCAGTCGTCACTGAGTTGCTGGGACTCGCCGAACTCAACGACAGATCCATCTCGCCTCGTGCCACCTCGCTGAGAGCTCTACTGGAACAGCCCACCGATGGCACATCGCCCGTTGTTGCCATCATCCAGCGGAATCTGGAGGAAGCCGACCAACAGTCACTCGG TATCGAAACCTTGGTGCAACAAGCCCTGCAAGCTGCTAGGGCGGGCTCTATCAGCACAGAAGATCTCTTCCCGAGCACGAACGTCTGGATGCAGCAGCTGTCAATCTTCTTCCATGGCTCGCTTAACCCATCGCTCTCCATCACCAGCGACTTGAAAGGTGCGCACTTTTTGGTCCAAGCCCCTGAGCAAACACAACGCATTCGCGCACGGAGAGATCGCGACGGTTACTCCATCCCTGCGAGAATGGCCTCGTACACCTCCAAGCTCCTGTCTTCCGACATCTCTGTCTCGAACCTGCCAGAGAGCTTCCAGGTCGAGCTTCTCTACCTTCTGTGCGTGTCGATCCAGATGGTTTCGGACCAGATCACACTGATGGACGAGAACAAACTATTCTTGAGCCTCGAAGTGGGAGATGCCCTCGCATCGGCTGAGTCGTTCGTGTCCGCCACCAGAGTAACGATTAACACCAttgccgaggaggccaagggaTGGAGAGACGGCTCAGAAGCCGGGTCGACAAAGCTGATCCACAGCCTCATCGCTATCATGACACAAGAAACGAAGGAGCTTACGTCGCTCGGGGTCTACAGTGCCAGGGCGTTGAGTGAGCTCATTCAGACCTTGACCGAGAAGCACGGTTTCCCCGCTACCGGCGACGAGAAGATCAATCAACTAGCCACACTCAAAGCCACGCCGCCCACGATCCTGGCAGCGACCGCGGTGCTCGTGGGCTTTGGCGAGAGCTTGGAGTCATCCAAGACTGTCAATATGCTGTGTAACCGCCTTGTTAGTGACATCGCAGGAGCGTCTGTAGAGCCCGAAAAGGCCGAAAAAACGCTACAGATTCTGGTGCTTCTGAACGCGTGCCTGCAAGTCtacgaggtcggcgaggttCCTGTGGCTAACAACCGCATTGTCTTCGCCGTACGCCAGATCACGTCGTGGATGGACGACACACTCAACGTCACTCCTGCTCTGTCGACGGAGATCTGCAGGGCGTTGCAGAGGCTGCTTCCCAGCATGAAAGACGTCTATGGCTCGTACTGGGAGAAGGCGATCGAGTTCTCGACTGCGTTGTGGGCCAAGGCGTCGGacgaccgcctcgacgactCGCTTCCTTATATCCACACGTCACTGAGGCTCATGACCGTTTTGGAAACCATGTCAGAGCCAAACGACGACCTGGCGGACGCTCTCAAGGAGTTCGCCGAGACCAAGTCCCTGTCGCTCATCGAACTCCTCAAGCTGGATCGCGCGAAGAGCACCCAGCCATTGGAGATTGTTGACGCCATAATCTGCAGGCAGGTCAATAAGATCCCCCTGAAGCACGTCAACGACTTGTCGGACCTCTATGGTCTCATTGCCGCCGACTCGCGCTCCATCCAGACCGCCGCATTCAACCTCCTCCACTACGCTCTGCCGGCGCAACAAGAGGAGCTTTCTGTCAATGTCCTCCTGGAAAAGACTGACGCCCGCCTCCCCGACGAGCTCCTCTcactcctcctcgacgcgccCACGCTCGAGCGCTACCCGGATGAGGTCCTCGCCCAGTTTCCCCTCGCCATCCGCTCTTACCTCCTCTCCTGGCACCTCGTTTTCGACGCCTTCAGCACCGCCTCTCTTAAGGTCCGCAACGACTATACGGAGCACCTCAAGACGGAGAATTACATCGCGCCGCTCCTTGACTTCACTTTTGACGTGCTGGGCCACTCGGCTGCGCACCCGCTCAACCTCGAGCGCGAGGGCCTGACGACACAGCATATCACCTCGTACAACgtctccctcgccgacgccgagtcAGACGAACGCAACCTGCACTGGCTGCTCGTGCACCTATATTACCTGACGCTCAAGTACACGCCTGGTCTCTTCAAGACGTGGTACCTTGCCTGCCGCTCCAAGCAGACGCGTATCGCGGTCGAGGGGTGGATGACGCGTTATTTCTCGCCCATCATCGTCTCAGACGCCCTAGACGAGGTCTCGGCATGGGCCGCGAGCCAGGAGCCGCCcgctgacgacgatgagaaggagctcgtcgtcaaggtcaGCAAGTCGGGCAAGGAGATCACAGCGGGCTACGAGGTGGACGAGAGTATGGCCTCAATCGCCGTCAAGGTCCCGGCGAGCTACCCGATCGAGGGCGtcagcgtcgtcggcatTAACCGTGTCGCGGTGAGCGAACGCAAGTGGCAGAGCTGGCTGCTCACAACGCAGGGCGTCATCACTTTCTCG AATGGGAGCATCATCGATGGCCTCTCGGCCTTCCGGCGCAACATCGTAGGCGCCCTTAAGGGCCAGACGGAGTGCGCCATCTGCTATTCCATCATCTCGACCGACAAGAAGATGCCCGACAAGCGGTGCCAGACGTGCAAGAACCTCTTCCACCGCACGTGCCTGTACAAGTGGTTCCAGAGCAGCAATCAGAACACGTGCCCGCTGTGCCGTAACCCAATCGACTACTTGGGATCGGACACCAAGGGGCGTAGGGGTGCCTGA
- a CDS encoding serine-threonine rich protein, whose amino-acid sequence MYERSLLPLPLTFLAFSLYIAKLAALFDCISNSSFASTYSLKTAYMRAVHRVVSPLTSLSCNPIIIMLSTVSRASPRAGGLYAGRASTARTLAPSNPAPMKASHYGQTRSFRFGAWSSYLDPEFQRQLRRRQRTIKYKYMESINRKLSWDPNSRAEDSRIVMKRMMAQCWIRHGHTGSDGRYVREDGDKNSGLNDTPGTRPGQNIEDVERSAINSLFTGKRAGSYEYDLWQSPLQNIRNYIGNQTRSKSTASTSRNVPSEIDPITNRRIHSSRAPQSVFDNSSEKATQEPFFPDGVPPPDELKEYGNVTIDSAPWAESGSNGGVVETPQYADLDKYKPVMDEKLDAQQLSEAPKYDDLGKYKPVGLDDILVELGSVPKYEDLGKYANPLLSGRAPEGLAHPAYEDLDQYRPVMHNENAQVPEAHEQYSDLDKYGPIMHNEKDVLEETQSYDDLHKYGPSGFNEPEGLRPRTDEEKSKDYDDLHKYGPQAFNEPSGLRPVHPEEASKAYTDLDKYGPVAWNEPHGQGPIHPELASKAYTDLDAYNPIGWNEPHGKPPMHPEEASKQYKDLGAYSKEFNRGSAPPPEGVVAAVKPEDAAKHHPVQYDEPDSQRPKPDWDQTTFDEAKKYQSYHYNEPDGQPSEAIDPVSKGLSDFDAEIAAKANRRIAYTRPTEQEKADDLDLLRASDVRAKIPTSSGQSRREYSTTNRQVLEADLPRYEVNWDISSKAARVSVRKSRSKVWDHIPAKEDKSDLTGNYVRDFPEDFARSWNTIVSAAESQTENTMSQNADQDEVEVASFDESFPRLEPALDRSSAFKSTRLPGKKGQVDHYSKEPQGLEVSYSEECGSKQTWPAYVRSYGTVTDALANAGSSAQEVVSAARTEGVVSSAAAEGVREPTVYKILAYDPTMQAINTAETTSVVPDSATPLTPAEVLLRLSNPTKFFPYFSTLQREGYEIVSGSGDVLVFRKVREADTASKEQTAAPFAPAIEKATTYQPPKVNPIDMMGRDPVVPSAYSSSPTGYLNYDYPGAETTEKPPPPFSPLRRRNTISYGNQDLESPQRPKRSRAKKIFLGAAWVGGISYAIGVVGEYFKTGGVDGKGPKGL is encoded by the exons ATGTACGAACGCTCACTGCTCCCTCTCCCGTTAACTTTCCTCGCTTTCTCACTCTACATCGCCAAATTGGCGGCTTTGTTCGACTGCATCTCCAACTCGTCATTTGCATCAACTTATTCACTGAAGACGGCCTACATGCGGGCGGTACATCGCGTGGTTTCCCCCCTCACTTCCCTCTCATGTAA CCCCATCATCATTATGCTTTCGACCGTCTCTCGCGCCTCGCCTCGCGCGGGCGGCCTCTACGCCGGTAGGGCCTCTACAGCAAGGACTCTGGCTCCCTCGAACCCTGCGCCCATGAAAGCGAGCCACTACGGCCAGACTCGAAGTTTCCGCTTCGGCGCATGGTCGTCCTACTTGGACCCCGAGTTCCAGCGTCAGCTGCGACGTCGTCAGCGCACTATCAAATATAAGTACATGGAGTCGATCAATCGCAAGCTGTCCTGGGACCCAAACTCGCGTGCCGAAGATTCAAGAATCGtgatgaagaggatgatggcaCAGTGCTGGATCAGACACGGCCACACCGGCTCGGATGGAAGATACGTgagagaagacggcgacaAAAATAGTGGATTGAACGATACCCCAGGCACCCGCCCTGGCCAGAACATTGAGGATGTCGAGCGCAGCGCCATTAACTCCCTCTTTACCGGCAAGCGTGCCGGTTCCTACGAGTATGACTTGTGGCAGTCCCCTCTGCAAAACATCCGCAACTATATCGGCAACCAGACCAGAAGCAAATCGACGGCCTCCACAAGCCGTAACGTCCCTTCCGAAATTGATCCCATTACGAATCGAAGGATTCACTCATCACGTGCACCTCAGTCCGTTTTCGACAACTCGTCGGAAAAGGCTACTCAGGAGCCCTTTTTCCCAGACGGGGTCCCACCCCCCGACGAACTTAAAGAGTACGGCAATGTTACCATTGACAGCGCCCCATGGGCCGAGTCCGGGTCCAACGGTGGAGTTGTGGAGACCCCGCAATATGCGGATCTCGACAAGTACAAGCCAGTCATGGATGAGAAACTCGATGCTCAGCAGCTTTCCGAGGCCCCGAAATACGACGACCTGGGCAAGTACAAACCTGTGGGTCTCGACGACATTCTCGTAGAGTTGGGCTCCGTACCCAAATATGAGGATCTCGGCAAGTATGCCAACCCGCTGCTTAGCGGCCGCGCGCCCGAGGGGCTGGCTCATCCGGCGTACGAAGACCTAGACCAATACCGTCCCGTCATGCACAACGAAAATGCACAAGTCCCCGAGGCGCACGAGCAGTACTCGGACCTAGACAAATACGGCCCAATCATGCACAACGAGAAAGACGTCTTGGAAGAGACCCAGTCTTACGACGACCTGCACAAGTACGGGCCGAGTGGCTTTAACGAACCTGAGGGTCTGCGCCCCCGTACTGATGAGGAGAAGTCAAAAGACTACGACGACCTCCACAAATATGGCCCGCAGGCTTTCAACGAGCCTTCTGGACTGCGCCCGGTGCATCCTGAAGAAGCTTCCAAGGCCTACACAGACCTGGACAAATATGGCCCCGTGGCATGGAATGAGCCTCATGGCCAGGGCCCCATCCATCCGGAATTGGCATCCAAGGCATACACTGACCTTGATGCGTATAACCCCATTGGTTGGAACGAACCGCACGGGAAGCCGCCGATGCACCCAGAGGAGGCCTCGAAGCAGTACAAGGACTTGGGAGCATATTCCAAGGAGTTCAACCGAGGTAGTGCGCCGCCCCCAGAGGGCGTGGTTGCCGCAGTCAAGCCCGAAGATGCGGCCAAGCATCACCCTGTTCAATACGACGAGCCCGACAGTCAACGGCCCAAGCCGGATTGGGACCAAACAACTTTTGATGAGGCCAAAAAGTATCAGTCTTATCACTATAACGAGCCTGATGGTCAGCCctccgaggccatcgaccCCGTGTCGAAAGGTCTGAGCGACTTTGACGCGGAGATCGCCGCCAAGGCGAACAGACGCATCGCATACACTCGGCCGACAGAGCAAGAAAAGGCAGACGATTTAGACCTGCTTCGCGCTAGCGACGTTCGAGCAAAGATCCCGACGTCTTCCGGGCAATCCCGCAGAGAGTATAGCACCACGAACAGACaggtgctcgaggccgaccttCCCCGGTATGAAGTGAATTGGGATATCTCGAGCAAAGCTGCTCGGGTTTCTGTACGAAAGTCCAGAAGCAAGGTCTGGGACCATATTCCAGCCAAGGAAGACAAGTCAGACCTCACTGGTAATTACGTCAGAGACTTTCCTGAAGACTTTGCGCGGTCTTGGAACACTATTGTGTCAGCTGCGGAGAGCCAGACGGAGAATACCATGAGCCAAAATGCCGAccaggacgaggtcgaagtCGCCTCTTTCGATGAAAGTTTCCCTAGGTTGGAGCCAGCTCTGGACCGATCATCTGCTTTCAAATCTACCCGACTTCCGGGTAAGAAGGGACAAGTCGACCATTATTCGAAAGAGCCCCAGGGCCTTGAAGTGAGCTACTCTGAGGAGTGTGGCAGCAAGCAAACGTGGCCCGCCTACGTGCGATCATACGGCACAGTGACTGATGCCCTGGCAAACGCCGGATCCTCGGCACAAGAAGTCGTTTCGGCCGCCAGGACAGAGGGCGTGGTGTCTTCGGCCGCTGCCGAGGGTGTTCGCGAGCCCACCGTCTACAAGATTCTCGCGTATGACCCTACCATGCAAGCCATCAACACGGCCGAGACTACATCTGTTGTTCCCGACAGTGCCACGCCGCTGACACCTGCCGAGGTGCTTCTACGCTTGTCGAACCCGACCAAGTTTTTCCCCTACTTCAGCACCCTACAGAGAGAGGGGTATGAGATTGTATCAGGAAGTGGAGACGTCCTGGTTTTCCGCAAGGTTCGCGAGGCAGATACGGCATCCAAGGAGCAGACAGCTGCGCCCTTCGCCCCTGCGATCGAAAAGGCAACGACCTACCAGCCGCCAAAGGTGAACCCCATCGATATGATGGGGCGCGACCCCGTAGTACCAAGCGCTTACTCTTCCAGTCCCACAGGCTACCTCAACTATGATTACCCCGGAGCGGAGACAACAGAGAAGCCCCCGCCCCCGTTCAGCCCATTGAGAAGGCGGAACACGATCTCCTATGGCAACCAGGACTTGGAGTCTCCTCAGCGGCCGAAGCGCAGTAGGGCCAAGAAGATATTTCTTGGCGCTGCGTGGGTCGGTGGGATTTCTTATGCTATCGGTGTCGTTGGAGAGTATTTCAAGACGGGAGGTGTGGATGGCAAGGGTCCCAAAGGCTTGTAG
- a CDS encoding Electron transfer flavoprotein alpha-subunit, whose protein sequence is MAPSKTVAVASKDVTPSIDPEQTLKASKALLAHIKKAAKEKSQESGKKNLLADLDDEEANIAQQPIWLTLTTKRHIADTTRLKPGKIALPHPLNSDEESTICLITADPQRAYKNIVASDEFPAALRKRITRVVDLGKLKSKFKQYEAQRKLFSEHDIFLADDRIVSRLPKALGKTFYKTTAKRPIPVVISAKAPRGDDGKRAKPQPKTPGTVNAGTPQEIANEIEKAIGAALVSLSPSTNTAIRIGYAGFSADQIADNVNAVVKALVEKWVPQKWQNVKSIYIKGQETAALPVWLTDELWLEQKDIVADDSEQAKAIKEKANVGKKRKSIGTAAEEDDDAGEISKPSAKKAKKAAAKEAQKALPESNDDVLNKQIAERKEKLKKQKAKAKAALDN, encoded by the exons ATGGCTCCCTCAAAGACCGTCGCCGTTGCGTCGAAAGATGTCACTCCCTCGATTGATCCCGAGCAG ACCCTGAAGGCCTCCAAGGCTCTCCTGGCGCacatcaagaaggccgccaaggaaaAGTCCCAAGAATCCGGCAAGAAGAACCtgctcgccgacctcgacgatgaagaggccAACATCGCCCAGCAGCCCATCTGGCTGACCCTCACGACGAAGCGCCACATTGCCGACACGACCCGTCTGAAGCCCGGCAAGATCGCCCTGCCTCACCCGCTCAACTCTGACGAGGAGTCGACGATATGCCTCATCACCGCCGACCCCCAGCGCGCCTACAAGAACATTGTCGCCTCGGACGAGTTCCCCGCCGCCTTGCGCAAGCGCATTAcccgcgtcgtcgacctcggcaagCTCAAGTCCAAGTTCAAGCAGTACGAGGCCCAGCGCAAGCTCTTCTCCGAGCATgacatcttcctcgccgacgaccgcATCGTCAGCCGCCTGCCCAAGGCCCTCGGCAAGACCTTTTACAAGACCACCGCCAAGAGGCCTAtccccgtcgtcatctcggccaaGGCACcgcgcggcgacgacggcaagcgTGCTAAGCCCCAGCCCAAGACCCCCGGCACCGTCAACGCCGGCACGCCGCAGGAGATTGCCAACGAAATCGAGaaggccatcggcgccgccctcgtcagcCTGAGCCCGTCGACCAACACCGCCATCCGGATAGGCTACGCCGGCTTCTCCGCCGACCAAATCGCCGACAacgtcaacgccgtcgtcaaggcgCTCGTCGAGAAGTGGGTGCCGCAGAAGTGGCAGAACGTCAAGAGCATCTACATCAAGGGCCAGGAGACGGCAGCCCTGCCCGTCTGGCTGACGGACGAGCTCTGGCTGGAGCAGAAGGACATCGTCGCCGATGATagcgagcaggccaaggccatcaaggagaaggccaACGTTGGCAAGAAGCGCAAGTCGAttggcaccgccgccgaggaggacgatgacgccggcgagatCAGCAAGCCCTCagcgaagaaggccaagaaggccgccgccaaggaggcgCAGAAGGCGTTGCCCGAGAGCAACGACGACGTTCTCAACAAGCAGATTGCCGAGCGCAAGGAGAAGctgaagaagcagaaggcTAAGGCTAAGGCCGCCCTGGACAACTAG
- a CDS encoding Transcription factor Tos4 — MMDSSPQSKSLEPTLPLAGTKRSAPSLLPPFEPLSSSPGFPRPSKRQARPGSVGGKNAYLKYPTPIPTSSTGILSSSPPRVHQRPGGLPRALSSASERTPLGALASIELNDSGETLLMGRSSNSSHYQLSANRLVSRIHVKARYVPAASALEPNKIEIICNGWNGLKLHCQGRTWELLKGDSFTSETEGSEIMLDVQDARVMIQWPKRDRHDRLASPDESAWGDSPPRSAARAAADLLQSSPLRHASRIESPESPTPVHLSSSQRLQALLPTDDGEVHIYEDLIADEPELPKLADSGTIIGQSFATEATNSFSSELSEPEDENDPDEENDPVVHSFGPFGADISNRLASITTASPKLPSFKRPGLSTIHDEANASNASSPISAPPKSPEDEEEDYEPKEAEPPYENPAVRNHVVNQLAFSRLSSNPLSTIMNNLPSEEKRGLAKDQLRSLIEATACIGIIRRQGKDAAGKPLESEYYYVPEADDDDQRRLAVTDGLRKPSLRACRKQHKLSSHAPGSYDLALLELS, encoded by the exons ATGATGGACTCGTCGCCCCAATCCAAGTCTCTGGAGCCCACGCTTCCTCTGGCCGGCACCAAGCGTTCTGCCCCAAGTCTCCTACCGCCATTTGaacctctctcttcctcgccagGCTTCCCTCGACCCTCCAAACGACAAGCGCGACCCGGTTCCGTGGGGGGTAAAAACGCGTACCTGAAGTATCCCACGCCCATCCCGACCTCGAGCACCGGCATCCTCTCGTCTTCTCCACCCCGCGTCCACCAAAGACCCGGTGGCCTACCACGAGCCCTCTCTTCCGCCTCGGAGCGCACtcccctcggcgccctcgcctccaTCGAACTGAACGACAGCGGCGAGACTCTGCTGATGGGCCGCTCTAGCAACTCGTCCCACTACCAGCTATCAGCTAACCGTCTTGTGTCCCGCATCCATGTCAAGGCACGCTATGTGCCCGCTGCTTCCGCGTTAGAGCCGAACAAGATTGAGATCATCTGCAACGGTTGGAACGGCCTGAAGCTGCACTGCCAGGGTCGCACATGGGAGCTCCTCAAGGGCGATTCCTTCACCTCGGAGACGGAAGGCTCCGAGATCATGCTCGACGTCCAGGATGCCCGTGTCATGATTCAATGGCCGAAGCGGGACCGCCATGACCGTCTGGCAAGCCCCGACGAGTCGGCCTGGGGCGACTCGCCGCCCCGCTCCGCCGCCCGTGCTGCTGCCGACCTCCTTCAGTCCAGCCCCCTCCGCCACGCCTCGCGCATTGAGTCTCCGGAATCGCCCACCCCAGTGCATCTGTCCAGTTCGCAAAGACTTCAGGCCCTTCTTcccaccgacgacggcgaggtacACATCTACGAGGACTTGATTGCAGACGAGCCCGAGCTGCCCAAGCTGGCCGACTCGggcaccatcatcggccaGAGCTTCGCGACTGAGGCCACTAACTCGTTCTCGTCCGAACTCAgcgagcccgaggacgagaacgacCCGGATGAGGAGAACGACCCAGTGGTTCACTCTTTCGGGCCGTTTGGTGCAGACATCTCTAATCGCCTGGCTTCCATCACCACTGCATCGCCAAAACTCCCGTCCTTCAAGCGGCCAGGCCTGTCCACAATCCACGACGAGGCCAATGCCTCGAATGCGTCTAGCCCCATTTCCGCACCGCCAAAGTcgcccgaggacgaagaagaagattATGAGCCAAAGGAGGCTGAGCCCCCTTACGAAAACCCCGCCGTTCGCAACCACGTAGTCAACCAGCTCGCCTTCTCTCGCTTATCGTCCAACCCGCTGTCGACCATCATGAACAATCTGCCgtccgaggagaagaggggtTTAGCCAAGGATCAACTTCGAAGCCTCATCGAGGCCACGGCGTGCATCGGCATCATTCGTCGCCAGGgcaaggacgccgccggcaagccCCTCGAGAGCGAGTACTACTACGtgcccgaggccgacgatgacgaccaGCGTCGTCTCGCCGTCACGGACGGGCTGCGCAAGCCCAGTCTGAGAGCGTGCCGAAAGCAGCATAAG CTTTCATCCCATGCACCTGGCTCCTACGACCTTGCCTTGCTCGAGCTGAGTTGA